One segment of Paenibacillus rhizovicinus DNA contains the following:
- a CDS encoding GDP-L-fucose synthase family protein, whose product MDKSSRIYIAGHRGLVGSAIHRSLEKNGYWNLIYRTSSELDLREREEVQQFFNEQQIDYVFLAAAKVGGIAANNDYPADFIRDNLLIQTNVIDAAYHAGVEKLMFLGSTCIYPKFAPQPLKEEYLLTGELEPTNQPYAIAKIAGITMCQSYNRQYGTKFISVMPTNMYGPNDNYDLKSSHVLPALIRKFHEAKEKNEPSVEVWGSGTPRREFLHADDLAEACLFLMEHYEDNDIVNVGVGEDIVIHELAELIKRIVGYEGEVRFNASIPDGTPRKLVDVAKINGLGWKAAISLEEGLQSAYLDFQNNTFIKK is encoded by the coding sequence ATGGATAAAAGTTCTCGAATTTATATTGCGGGACATCGTGGTTTGGTAGGCTCGGCCATTCATCGATCATTGGAGAAGAACGGGTACTGGAATTTAATTTACCGTACGAGTTCGGAGTTGGATCTGCGGGAGAGGGAAGAGGTTCAACAATTCTTTAACGAACAGCAGATCGACTATGTCTTTCTGGCTGCTGCCAAAGTAGGCGGCATTGCGGCTAATAATGATTATCCGGCCGATTTCATTCGCGATAATCTGTTGATCCAGACGAATGTCATCGATGCAGCCTATCATGCCGGCGTGGAGAAGCTCATGTTTCTCGGCTCGACTTGTATTTACCCTAAGTTCGCGCCGCAGCCATTGAAAGAAGAATACTTGTTAACGGGCGAGTTGGAGCCAACCAATCAGCCCTATGCCATTGCCAAGATCGCTGGAATTACGATGTGTCAATCCTATAACCGCCAATATGGAACGAAGTTCATTTCCGTTATGCCTACGAATATGTACGGGCCTAACGATAATTATGATTTGAAATCGTCGCATGTGCTGCCGGCGCTCATTCGTAAATTCCATGAGGCGAAGGAAAAGAATGAGCCGTCAGTGGAAGTTTGGGGCTCGGGAACGCCAAGACGTGAGTTTCTCCATGCGGATGATTTGGCCGAGGCCTGCTTGTTCTTGATGGAGCATTACGAAGACAACGATATCGTAAATGTCGGTGTTGGCGAAGATATCGTAATCCACGAGCTGGCGGAGCTAATTAAGCGCATTGTCGGTTATGAAGGCGAGGTTCGCTTTAATGCCAGCATTCCAGACGGAACGCCAAGGAAGCTGGTCGATGTAGCGAAGATTAACGGCCTGGGCTGGAAGGCAGCTATCTCATTGGAAGAAGGGCTGCAGTCGGCTTACTTGGATTTTCAGAACAATACATTCATTAAAAAATAA